The Halococcus hamelinensis 100A6 nucleotide sequence GCCAGTCCCGTCTTGACATACATTACCTCTCTGGCTCAAGACTCATCTTGGTTGTAGTCTATACCAGTAAATAGGGTTGGGGGGATCCGTTGCGTGGCATCACCTGCAATACCCTCCTGGCCCGCCCTCAGTAGTATCGTATTGTTTCGGGACCCAATCCTTCTCGATGACACACAGAGCGTCCTATTTAGCGGGGTCCTGAATATCCTGCAGACCGTACGAGAGCAGTCGTCGGGCGATCACTACTAGTCCGTTCGAGAACCCACGACCGTATATCGCTCGTTCGCTCGGCCCATTTCCTTCACTCGGCGTTCGTGAACTCACGAGGAGTTCGCTTCGGTCGGTCATCACCAGAACACCGATCGACGCCTCATCGGGGCTTTCTTCGGGACTTCTGAGCCACTCGAGACCCGTTTCGAATACTTCGGCTTCTGGAATGTGGTCTCGAATTTCGTTGCGTGTTTCACGCTCCAATGCCCCGATGAGAACGTCGGCCCCAGCGGCGACTGCCTCTTGGAGGCTCTCGTAGAGGTCGTCGGTAAGCATCATGTCCGACCCAATGATCAGAAAGATCTCCTCACTCCCCCTGCGAATCATCTTCTGAGCACGGGTTGTGATCGAGGCGGTGGTCGCGAGCGACCAGACCTCGTGTGGCTCCTGTTCAGAACTCTGTTGTTGGCTCTCGAGGCCGTGGAGCGCCTGGTCGAGTTCGTCGATACGGGACGAATAGCGATCCCCGAGGATGACGACCGCCTCGTTAACCCCGATCGCTCGGAAGTACTGTGGGTTGCCATGTTGAATTTCGACTAGTCCACTGGACTCGAGTACTCGGACGGCGTCATAAACTCGGGTCCGGGGGACCTCCGCAGTGTCGCTGATCTCCTTTGCGGTCCCAGAGGAAAGCCTCGTCAATGCCGCAAAACACTTCGCTTCGTACTCCTTCAGGCCGAGATCCTGAAGCAGGTCGATCACCTCCTCTTCAGTTGCGCTTACCATGATCCAACCACCGACTGATTCATTCGCTTTGCAAACGTATATGTCTCACCCTGTGGTACTACCCTACTTAGACAGGGAATAAGGAGCGGAACAACCCGCTCTTTCGGACCTCAGGCTCTGATTTGGGACTTCACTACCGGGAAAATGTCTGTGTCACCCAGATCCTCACAAAAGTATTTAGTCGGTGAGGGATAAAGGACGACTGGTATTCGGTCAGTACTTCCAACCACCGTACTGACCGGATGCCACTTACCTCGCCCGCAGAGTGTTCTCCTCCTCCTGCGGGGCCCACATCGTATCGAATCTCCCATTCTTGAGGAGGTTCGAGAGACCACGGCGAAGGCGTTCGGAGGCTGCCTGGTCGGAGATATCGTGCGCCGCAGCGAGTTCGACCATACTGATTCCACGCGGGATCTCGAAATAGCCGTGTTCGATGGCTGAGGCGACGAGTCTGCGTTGGGAGGAGGTGAGAAGTTGGGGGTTCAACTTGGAGTCGGAGTGAGCCTCGGTGAGGCTGCTGAGCGAGAAATCGATATCTTGGTCGAGACAGCACTTTCGATATGTACTGAGGGACTCGTGGTCCGGGAACTCCATCCGGATGGTTGCGCCTCGAGGCGTGACGGTCGCATCAAGGAGCACGCCCCCGAGCGACGTCCAATCCCAGTAGGTGGTCTTCGCGATGGGCACCCACAGTTGGTAGAGTGCTCGATCGTCCTCCCAGTCAGTATACTGGGTTGTTTCACCGCTTTCCCACTGTTCGAGGTGGGTTTCGAACGCCGCTGGGTGGGATGTTTCGACCCAGCACGTCACCGAAAGGGTCTCGGGACTACACGCGAGTACTTGCTCGACCTCGAACCGGAGGTCGGGTATTTCCTCAAAAACCGAATCATAGACTGGAGAGCCGATTTGATAGGTCGCAACCAAACTCATACGGTCACCTCCTCGGATATCGCTCTCTCCGCTCGTAAGCGGTCGAATTGTTCGGACGACCGAGTCTCCGGATTCGGTGTGGAGATCTGCGTCCACTGGGGTGCGTACTTCATTCCAACCACCTGACTCGCCTGCCTTGGTGTACCCATTATCGACTCTCCAGACATCATGTATGTGTGGAATTGTCACCCTCTTCCAGAACTGAATGAAACACGAGCTGTGTAGCGATTCTTTTTTATTTAATGAAGTTGTGGAAAATATTAATAATTGAAACAATCCAATATTCAATTATTTTTTGCTAATTGAATATTTCAGATAAGTAGATTTTCTCCCACGAGTCCGGATTGGTTTCTCGCGCACGGGCACATCTCCCTGAAGGGTTCCCAACACTGAATGACTATCTCGGCTATTAGCCTCATGTGGAGAGTGTCATAGAATTCTTCACACACCTTCTCAGCAACCCGAGGAGCGGTGTCTAAGAAGCAACCAGTATTGTCGCTATTCAGAGCCAGCCGTAGTGAGTCTCTTAACCCATATCCGAAACCCACGCCAACTATCTATGACGCCCTATCACGTGGGTTTCCCACCACGGGGAGTTTTCTAGTGGCGTTCCAACCGGTAAGAGGTCATAAAACGCACAAACACTACGAGTTCTACGAGTCGTGAATTACGCGTAGTGACTGAGCGAGTTGTACGTCGTGTAGTGTTCTTACTGCTCAAAATCAGTAGAAGGCTCGCAAATCGCAAAAGTAGGGTCGTACAGACCATAGGACCCCATCACCGTTTCCGGAGGGTCTGTTGGTTCCGTGAGAGAGATCCTCG carries:
- a CDS encoding helix-turn-helix domain-containing protein, encoding MSLVATYQIGSPVYDSVFEEIPDLRFEVEQVLACSPETLSVTCWVETSHPAAFETHLEQWESGETTQYTDWEDDRALYQLWVPIAKTTYWDWTSLGGVLLDATVTPRGATIRMEFPDHESLSTYRKCCLDQDIDFSLSSLTEAHSDSKLNPQLLTSSQRRLVASAIEHGYFEIPRGISMVELAAAHDISDQAASERLRRGLSNLLKNGRFDTMWAPQEEENTLRAR
- a CDS encoding TrmB family transcriptional regulator, whose amino-acid sequence is MVSATEEEVIDLLQDLGLKEYEAKCFAALTRLSSGTAKEISDTAEVPRTRVYDAVRVLESSGLVEIQHGNPQYFRAIGVNEAVVILGDRYSSRIDELDQALHGLESQQQSSEQEPHEVWSLATTASITTRAQKMIRRGSEEIFLIIGSDMMLTDDLYESLQEAVAAGADVLIGALERETRNEIRDHIPEAEVFETGLEWLRSPEESPDEASIGVLVMTDRSELLVSSRTPSEGNGPSERAIYGRGFSNGLVVIARRLLSYGLQDIQDPAK